The Candidatus Polarisedimenticolaceae bacterium genomic interval CGTCGATCCCGGTGGCCACGGCGTCCTACGGGACGATCCAGGGCACGCAGCCCTCCGTCGACTGCGCGCCGCTGCAGCTCCACCCGGCCGGGAACGCCGCGCCGTTCCAGATCACGCTCCCGATCGATCACCCGGCCGACACCGCGCGACCGTTCCAGCTGCAGTTCACCGGAACGGTCGACGGGGCGCCCTTCTCGGCGACGGTGCCGATCGCGCTCGGGGTCGCGGATCGCTGCGATTACGCCGCGGCCACGCGCGACTACGACGGCCTCGACGGGCTGGCGAGCCCGATGGCGAAGCTCGTTCCCGCCGGCGACCCGGTGCCGTTCCCGTCGAAGCACTTCAACGCCGGCAACACCCGTCCGATGAAGATGCGGGCGTTGTGCGGCGGCGTGGAGCTCCGCGGCTCCGACGTGGACGCGCCGGAGATCGTCGGGCTTTCCGAGGCGACTCGGGGGCCGATCGACATCACCGCGATCAACCTCAACGACGATTCGAGCGCGTACGACCCGTTCTTCCGCTGGAACGACTCCACCAAGCAGTGGATCTTCAATCTGCGGACCGACGAGATCGGCACGGGCATGTTCACGGTGACGATCCGGATTGCGGGTCGAAAGGACTACGTCACCGGCTTCGAGCTCCGTTAGGCTTCGTCTCCGAGTCCCGAGGAGGGGTCCCTGCTGATGCGCAACGGGTGTGCCTTCGCGACGATCGTCTTCCTTGCAACCGGCGTCGTCGGCGCCGCCGACGCCCCGCGCCTCGCCAAGGTGGCGGCCGTCCAGAACGTGGTCGAGTCCCGGCGTGCGGGCGGAGCCGACTGGGACAAGGCCGCCCTCGACCAGGCGCTGTTCGCGAACGATCGTCTCCGGACCGGCGCGGGCAGCCGGGCGGCGGTGCTCTACGCGGACGACACGCTCCACCGGCTCTCCGAGAAGAGCGAGGTCGAGGTGGTTCCACCCTCGGGGAGCAGCCCCGGCCTGCTCAAGGTCCTCACGGGCAAGCACTACTTCGCCAGCCGCAAGCCGACCGACTTCCGGCGCGTGGAGACCGCCACCGTCACCGCGGCGATCAAGGGGACCGAGTTCGCGGTCGACGTCGCCGACGACGGCACGACGACCGTCACGATGATCGAAGGGGTCGTGGTCGCCTCCAACGCCCTCGGCAGCGTCGAGGTGGGCGCCGGCGAGCGCGCGACCGCCGAGCCGGGAAAGGCGCCCGTGAAGAGCGTCGTGGTCCGCCCGCGGGATGCGGTCGCGTGGGCGCTTTATTACCCGCAGCTTCCCGGGATCTCCGATCCGGCGACGGCCCGCGCGGCGGAGCAGCTCTCCGCGGGGCTCGTCGACGAGGCGGCGAAGTCGATCGACGCGCTGCGCACCAGCCGACCGCAGGACGCCACCGTCCTCTCGCTGGCTTCGGTCATGGCGCTCGTCGGCGACCGCAAGGACGAGGCGCGGAAGCTCGCCGACGAGGCGGTGAGGGCCGACCCGAGCTCCGTCGCCGCCGCCTTCGCGGCGTCCTTCGTGGCGCAGGCCGGGTTCGATCTCGACCGTGCGGCGCAGGAGGCCGAGCGCGCCGCGGCCCTCGGACCCGACGACCCGGCCGCCCTCGCGCGCGTGGCGGAGCTGCGGATGGGCCAGGGCGATCTTCCGGGCGCGCGCCGCGCGGCCGAGGCGGCCCTCGAGCGGGCGCCCGACGACGCCCGCGCCCTGACGGTGCTCGGATTCGTCGAGCTGGCCTCGCTCCGGTCGGCCCGGGCCTCGAAGCTCTTCGAGCGCGCCGTGCGGGCGGACTCCGGTTACGCCACCGCGCAGCTCGGCCTCGGGATCGCGACGCTTCGGACCGGCGACCCGGTCGCGGGGCGCGAGCGCATCCAGGCGGCGGTCGCGCTCGACCCGTCGAACTCGCTGCTCCGCTCGTACCTCGGGAAGGCGTGGTACGAGGAGAAGCGCGCGATGGAGGCGGGCAAGGAGCTCGACGAGGCCAAAAAGCTCGACCCGAACGACCCGACGCCCTGGCTCTATTCGGCGATCCTCAACCAGAACGAGAACAAGCCGGTCGAGGCCCTCGACGACCTCCAGAAGTCGATCGAGCTCAACGACAACCGGGCCGTCTACCGCTCGCGCCTGCTCCTCGACGAGGACAAGGCGGTGCGCGGCGCGGACCTCGCGCGGATCTTCAACGACCTCGGGTTCGAGGAGGCGGGGCTCGTCGCCGCGCGCCGGAGCGTCGACCGGGATCCCGCGAACCACTCGGGGCACCTCTTCCTCGCCGGCAACTACCGGAACGTGCCGCGGTTCGCGTCGGCGTTCCTGAGCGAGGTCCTCCAGGCGCGCATCTTCCAGCCGCTGAGCGTCAACGCCGCGCGACCGGACGTCGTGAACGCCTCGGCCTCGTTCAACGAGTACACCTCGCTGTTCGACCGGCCGCGCGAGAGGGTCTTCGGCGTCCTGGCCTACGGGACGACCGACACCGACCTCTCCGCGTACGACACCGGCGACGTCTGCGACGGGGTCCCCTGCTACAAGCTCTCGGAGAACGAGGACAGCAACATCGAGCGGGCGAGCGCGACGTTCACCTCGAACGGCGACCGCTACGCCGCGGCCCTGTCGTACTCCACGAACCAGGACGACGGGTTCCGCCTGAACGGCGACGAGAAGACCAACGTGGCCCGCGGCTTCCTGCAGGTCGGGGTCACCGAGCGCGACAGCGTCCAGCTCAACGTCATCGCCGGCGACCGCAACACCGGCGACCTGCCCTTCCGCCAGATCCTCCCCGCGATCACCAACGAGCGTTTCGCCACGGACGAGACCAACATCGGGTTGGGCTGGCACCGCAAGCTCGCCCCCGGCTCCGACCTCGCCGTCTCCGCCATCTACAACAAGACGGAGCAGACCGGTCTCGACTTCTTCCGCACGCCGCGCGCCCGCGCCACCCTCGAGGGGCCGCAGGTCGAGGGGCAGTGGGTGAAGCGGGCCGGACGGGCGACCTGGATCGTGGGCGGCGGCGGCTTCG includes:
- a CDS encoding tetratricopeptide repeat protein, whose translation is MRNGCAFATIVFLATGVVGAADAPRLAKVAAVQNVVESRRAGGADWDKAALDQALFANDRLRTGAGSRAAVLYADDTLHRLSEKSEVEVVPPSGSSPGLLKVLTGKHYFASRKPTDFRRVETATVTAAIKGTEFAVDVADDGTTTVTMIEGVVVASNALGSVEVGAGERATAEPGKAPVKSVVVRPRDAVAWALYYPQLPGISDPATARAAEQLSAGLVDEAAKSIDALRTSRPQDATVLSLASVMALVGDRKDEARKLADEAVRADPSSVAAAFAASFVAQAGFDLDRAAQEAERAAALGPDDPAALARVAELRMGQGDLPGARRAAEAALERAPDDARALTVLGFVELASLRSARASKLFERAVRADSGYATAQLGLGIATLRTGDPVAGRERIQAAVALDPSNSLLRSYLGKAWYEEKRAMEAGKELDEAKKLDPNDPTPWLYSAILNQNENKPVEALDDLQKSIELNDNRAVYRSRLLLDEDKAVRGADLARIFNDLGFEEAGLVAARRSVDRDPANHSGHLFLAGNYRNVPRFASAFLSEVLQARIFQPLSVNAARPDVVNASASFNEYTSLFDRPRERVFGVLAYGTTDTDLSAYDTGDVCDGVPCYKLSENEDSNIERASATFTSNGDRYAAALSYSTNQDDGFRLNGDEKTNVARGFLQVGVTERDSVQLNVIAGDRNTGDLPFRQILPAITNERFATDETNIGLGWHRKLAPGSDLAVSAIYNKTEQTGLDFFRTPRARATLEGPQVEGQWVKRAGRATWIVGGGGFDGTVELRDFEGNVLEADDQFANAYGYAKFGGLGPFEVTAGASVEKADVPVGLIPPRDSIIFPNSLAYDKTTASPKVGATATFGSGTTLRAAAYRRLAPFLGRLQTLEPTQVAGFNQFYEDPGGTRSWNYGVGVDQSLWRRTFVGASWLRRDLDVPEGFCATPDEFSGCGFQQATQIENREDTEEYTNAYVSAAPFRWMAANLAWDLEDRELESTNATPTGGFQDRIRTQRLTPELRFFCPVGVFVRMAGTRYNQEVDQFDSYAETERTRVESDFWVVDAAVGYRFPKRWGSFVLDGRNLLNKKFVFYERSIQETVVPARAVVARLEITY